A single genomic interval of Lacrimispora sphenoides JCM 1415 harbors:
- a CDS encoding DUF7601 domain-containing protein, giving the protein MRKKCNWHIGLSLLLVVVLIIGLLPVTGIAQNDNEGELILSFDMPVTEIIVPLGTVSADIPLPVTLTATLEGGSTVDIPVTWGTSGLYQKDEAGTYLFTADIGTYVYAQARPVAVVTVAPLGELSHENQISGKLWLDENGDGVMDEGEHAIAGYPVSLYTADDKSTAIRNTKTLSDGTYRFDNVEPGSYVVGIASETIEETEYLLPTEGVAGDNKFNLVQIDEKITAAYSEPVVIMEDVNTAAENINAGLYQGAKRFSFLAGSFINLPLGGNVLASGDTGKLVVMEADGDPLSGYYEAYTANESGLRAALLGIYQRNQAESDYIMYFGSNITNLPGNIFNDTSSATGTGDVTFASLRERLNTLVLTGNQEDPVTDTPAASAPSNASLISVSGTGERYFGCNIILRNIRHTFNASEIGTQGVYMNGYALTLGGNSWQTAATRYFGGSSTGFVTPYEETASITVYSTGNGDSYFIGGMRTGTLNGNAAVTILGTSGNTFSIRGGGLGTSASVPANITGSVTNTIINMATGSGGLERFLGGVEYGSVEGPITNEISGSGRFTSSDAGYTWTSGTSRFIGGSLYGDVGSDATLGSAVDTSDLTGLLYTDDYVIKNYIDTSNFTNGRACYIGTNFQTGIVKGNVINLVKAGTDNNGSLSVFSGGASIYAAIGGVWQNQFTYYPSTAKVTNVEAGLNAAKAASDYQLYGNITNVIYSGSICYSADNEHWFRGAGWGYMEGNAFSEVGTEGIAYLGNYKSYSYSTTNRSQGYNTGFDLVGGGGTISANNSFCIKGDTTLVTRNVLARWTYGGSFGGVQVGDSVRIHHGGVVDTCEGTGFNSFIHVGDGRAEVHGGQVDWFLSGGGWNDSYQDGNVSVEVFDKPNVYINASMGGTYGSSTTHYISGDSTIVVHGGNFSGTARADVFRGFSAGPSYAGYIYGNASVTIDLRGNQYGFSLASGDSISGGRRLGAGTSSYLGTDASNTVTLNVLTDDSKTDLLNGLNIYGDCSGTAASAGNTRAGRIIINVNAPNAIIGNLYATDYSNLTGGTLRRDVQVNLVSAGTITGLCAGNGTENIINTVASASEQAGKKAVINVGPQSADPNDILGDWETGQTPDGLPHRILISTNGIIGFTSMDIQKRLLVAQNGNIKNGLNATVSNHGTSYHTFGDVTLHAGEGMEGAGLGIASAGASFIAGTARVEGEGQVYIQSTGQVDQIVLTDIITTENNALTWLKVGNVSADSNLQTNWFGVSSGWRVITLNPDKEKAKDRITPVNFRGSEEATGKTFIGDSDTHFSGNNGYAVAILGSVYNWEVTEGYGKVSHNVPVSTTVPSSGQSISAYGTVPADTPSAKGSIALPSALIPGTVPYPVFSFIPDSSRGEHVESVGIFGSDRYISATPHLYHIDAGDVNQVKTWTASGDDKDYSFDIRAQFAQGDTQVSAQDVIITESEAAAINSVDDVISYTQASGSPFFGNNITAQLLDEIRTPLGLDQTWRTHTVSYTAGDETLTGGQVHTDARVTVVRNGTAVSADRKYALYANDGTMTLEQAQLIGSQTALDSGFTKAVAILANGTTAVPSINNEALPAITGSTASTVPKDVPVSYSYAPDGQSQAVTKQVNVHIKGPSEVNVTISKRVAGDYADKTREFSFAIYVRDSSGAAVPAGTQLLYTGSTVSGSGAEAPANGTLILNEEGKATFTLKHGQQITIKDPVPQGSVQIVESPDPNYSVSFTDNSTTSATNGSDTGIVSLAGADRSFDFINTRISVVPTGVLMGSIQGPTLLGLSMLLLMGLFSACMINYRRKRSL; this is encoded by the coding sequence ATGAGAAAAAAATGTAATTGGCACATTGGCCTTTCGCTGTTGCTGGTAGTGGTGCTGATTATAGGATTGCTGCCGGTTACAGGTATCGCCCAGAATGACAATGAAGGAGAACTAATTTTGTCCTTTGACATGCCTGTGACAGAAATCATTGTTCCATTAGGTACGGTAAGTGCAGATATTCCGTTGCCTGTAACCCTGACAGCAACCCTGGAGGGCGGCTCAACAGTGGACATACCTGTAACATGGGGAACCAGTGGATTGTATCAAAAGGATGAGGCAGGAACCTATCTGTTTACTGCTGATATCGGAACCTATGTCTATGCACAGGCACGTCCTGTTGCTGTGGTAACAGTAGCACCCTTAGGCGAACTTTCCCATGAGAATCAGATCAGCGGCAAGCTATGGCTGGATGAAAATGGTGACGGTGTAATGGATGAGGGTGAACATGCTATTGCAGGTTATCCTGTCAGCCTTTATACAGCAGATGATAAAAGCACGGCAATACGGAATACGAAAACTCTGTCAGACGGGACCTATCGGTTTGATAACGTGGAACCAGGCAGTTATGTGGTTGGAATAGCATCTGAAACCATTGAAGAAACAGAATATCTTCTGCCGACAGAAGGAGTAGCCGGTGATAATAAATTTAATCTGGTTCAGATAGACGAGAAAATTACAGCTGCTTACAGCGAACCGGTTGTGATCATGGAGGATGTTAATACTGCGGCAGAGAATATAAATGCCGGACTGTACCAGGGAGCCAAACGATTTTCATTTCTAGCAGGATCATTCATAAACCTGCCTCTAGGAGGAAATGTACTTGCCAGCGGTGACACGGGCAAATTGGTTGTAATGGAGGCGGACGGGGATCCTTTAAGCGGCTATTATGAGGCATATACCGCAAATGAAAGCGGCTTGCGTGCGGCGCTGCTGGGAATCTACCAGAGGAACCAGGCAGAATCAGATTATATTATGTATTTTGGTTCCAATATTACGAATCTGCCGGGAAATATTTTTAATGATACCAGTTCCGCAACCGGTACCGGGGATGTTACATTTGCCTCCTTGCGTGAGAGATTAAATACACTTGTGCTGACAGGGAATCAAGAGGATCCGGTTACAGACACGCCGGCGGCTTCCGCCCCCTCCAATGCAAGCCTCATCTCCGTTTCAGGCACCGGTGAAAGATATTTCGGCTGTAACATCATTCTCCGCAATATCCGGCATACGTTTAATGCGAGTGAAATCGGAACACAGGGTGTATATATGAACGGGTATGCCCTTACCCTGGGGGGAAACTCCTGGCAGACGGCAGCCACCCGTTATTTTGGAGGAAGCAGCACCGGGTTTGTTACGCCTTATGAGGAAACTGCCTCCATCACGGTTTATTCTACCGGCAATGGAGACTCTTACTTCATCGGCGGTATGAGGACAGGCACCTTAAATGGCAATGCTGCTGTTACGATACTTGGTACCAGCGGCAATACCTTCAGTATCCGGGGCGGTGGCCTGGGCACCTCTGCCAGTGTACCTGCCAATATTACCGGCAGTGTGACTAACACCATCATCAATATGGCTACCGGGAGCGGTGGATTGGAACGTTTCCTTGGCGGGGTGGAATATGGGTCCGTAGAAGGTCCGATCACCAATGAAATCAGCGGAAGCGGCAGGTTTACATCCTCGGATGCAGGATATACCTGGACTTCAGGTACAAGCCGTTTTATCGGAGGCTCTCTTTACGGTGATGTGGGAAGCGATGCCACGCTGGGAAGTGCTGTGGATACCTCCGATCTTACAGGTCTTTTATATACGGACGATTACGTCATCAAGAACTATATCGATACCAGCAATTTTACTAATGGAAGAGCGTGTTATATCGGTACTAATTTTCAGACCGGTATTGTTAAAGGTAATGTTATTAACCTTGTGAAGGCAGGTACGGACAATAACGGATCCCTCAGTGTTTTTTCCGGAGGTGCAAGTATCTACGCGGCCATCGGGGGTGTCTGGCAGAACCAGTTCACGTATTATCCTTCCACTGCAAAGGTCACAAACGTGGAGGCCGGCCTTAACGCAGCTAAGGCTGCATCCGATTACCAGCTGTACGGGAATATTACAAATGTAATATATTCCGGCAGTATCTGCTACAGCGCAGACAATGAGCATTGGTTCCGCGGTGCCGGCTGGGGATATATGGAAGGAAATGCTTTTTCAGAGGTTGGAACAGAAGGAATAGCCTATCTGGGAAACTATAAAAGTTACAGCTATTCTACCACCAATAGATCTCAGGGATACAACACGGGATTCGATCTGGTCGGAGGCGGAGGAACTATCTCAGCTAACAACAGTTTTTGTATCAAGGGGGATACGACTCTGGTCACCAGGAATGTCCTTGCACGCTGGACCTACGGCGGCAGTTTCGGCGGGGTGCAGGTGGGGGATTCTGTGCGGATTCATCATGGGGGGGTGGTTGATACCTGTGAGGGAACCGGCTTCAATAGCTTTATCCATGTAGGAGATGGCCGCGCAGAGGTGCATGGCGGACAGGTGGATTGGTTTCTCAGCGGCGGTGGCTGGAACGATTCGTATCAGGATGGGAATGTAAGCGTTGAAGTTTTTGATAAACCAAATGTTTACATAAATGCTTCAATGGGAGGTACCTATGGTTCTTCGACTACCCACTATATCAGTGGCGATTCGACGATAGTCGTACATGGAGGCAATTTTTCCGGAACGGCTCGTGCTGACGTTTTCCGGGGGTTTTCCGCGGGCCCGTCATATGCCGGGTATATTTACGGCAATGCAAGTGTCACGATCGATCTGCGAGGAAACCAGTATGGTTTTTCCCTTGCGTCCGGTGACAGTATCAGCGGAGGACGAAGGCTGGGGGCTGGTACAAGCTCTTATCTAGGTACAGATGCAAGCAATACGGTTACATTGAATGTTCTCACTGACGATTCCAAGACGGATCTGCTGAATGGGCTTAACATATACGGAGATTGTTCTGGTACGGCAGCCAGCGCAGGTAATACAAGGGCCGGGCGTATTATCATCAATGTCAATGCCCCTAATGCCATCATCGGAAATCTTTACGCCACGGATTATTCGAATCTTACCGGGGGAACTTTAAGAAGAGATGTGCAGGTAAATCTGGTTTCTGCGGGAACCATTACAGGACTTTGTGCCGGCAATGGTACGGAAAACATCATAAACACCGTGGCCTCAGCAAGTGAACAAGCCGGTAAGAAAGCAGTAATAAACGTTGGACCGCAGTCTGCGGATCCCAATGATATCCTGGGTGACTGGGAAACCGGCCAGACCCCAGACGGCCTGCCTCATCGGATTTTGATTTCCACGAACGGTATCATCGGCTTTACCTCCATGGATATCCAGAAACGTCTGCTGGTAGCACAAAACGGTAATATTAAAAACGGTTTAAATGCCACAGTATCCAATCACGGCACGTCCTATCATACCTTCGGAGATGTGACCCTGCATGCCGGGGAAGGGATGGAGGGTGCAGGCTTAGGTATTGCCTCTGCCGGCGCATCTTTCATTGCGGGTACAGCACGTGTGGAAGGCGAAGGCCAGGTATATATCCAGTCTACCGGTCAGGTAGACCAGATCGTTCTCACTGATATCATAACCACCGAAAATAACGCGCTGACATGGCTGAAGGTGGGGAATGTAAGTGCGGACAGCAATCTGCAGACGAACTGGTTCGGAGTCAGCAGCGGCTGGCGCGTCATCACTTTGAATCCGGATAAAGAAAAAGCAAAAGACAGGATCACCCCTGTGAATTTCAGAGGCTCTGAGGAGGCCACAGGAAAAACGTTCATCGGGGACAGCGATACGCATTTCTCTGGAAATAATGGATATGCGGTTGCAATTCTCGGTTCGGTCTATAACTGGGAGGTAACGGAAGGATATGGCAAGGTCTCTCATAATGTTCCGGTATCTACCACAGTGCCGTCTTCCGGGCAGTCTATAAGCGCTTACGGTACTGTTCCGGCAGATACGCCGTCAGCAAAAGGGTCCATTGCTCTTCCAAGTGCCTTGATTCCAGGAACGGTTCCTTATCCGGTGTTTTCCTTTATCCCGGATTCTTCCCGCGGTGAACATGTGGAAAGCGTTGGCATCTTCGGTTCAGACCGGTATATATCCGCAACGCCGCATTTGTACCACATTGATGCAGGTGATGTTAACCAGGTAAAAACCTGGACAGCAAGCGGTGACGACAAGGACTATAGCTTTGATATCAGAGCACAGTTTGCCCAGGGCGATACCCAGGTATCTGCCCAGGACGTCATTATCACAGAATCGGAAGCGGCAGCCATTAACAGTGTGGATGATGTCATCTCGTATACGCAGGCCAGCGGATCCCCTTTCTTCGGAAACAATATAACGGCCCAGCTGCTTGATGAGATCCGCACGCCGCTGGGGCTGGATCAGACGTGGCGGACCCATACAGTCAGCTATACAGCGGGAGATGAGACGCTGACGGGGGGTCAGGTACATACAGACGCCCGCGTTACCGTTGTGAGAAACGGAACGGCTGTATCAGCGGACCGGAAGTATGCCCTCTATGCCAATGATGGGACGATGACACTGGAACAGGCCCAGTTGATAGGCAGCCAGACGGCTCTGGACAGCGGATTTACAAAGGCGGTGGCGATTCTTGCAAATGGAACGACTGCAGTGCCATCCATTAACAATGAAGCTCTTCCTGCAATTACAGGTTCGACTGCCTCAACGGTTCCCAAAGATGTTCCGGTCAGCTATTCTTATGCTCCGGATGGGCAGTCCCAGGCAGTTACGAAACAGGTAAACGTACATATTAAAGGCCCAAGTGAAGTAAATGTTACCATTTCCAAAAGAGTAGCAGGCGACTACGCAGACAAAACAAGGGAATTTTCGTTTGCAATATACGTTCGGGACAGCAGCGGAGCCGCCGTCCCAGCCGGAACTCAGCTTTTATATACAGGCAGCACGGTATCCGGCTCGGGAGCAGAGGCACCGGCCAACGGAACACTGATACTTAATGAGGAAGGAAAAGCCACGTTTACGTTGAAGCACGGCCAGCAGATAACCATTAAAGATCCTGTGCCGCAGGGCAGTGTCCAAATTGTAGAATCACCCGATCCGAATTACAGCGTGTCTTTTACGGACAACAGCACCACAAGCGCAACAAACGGTTCGGATACCGGGATAGTCAGCCTTGCAGGAGCAGACAGATCCTTTGATTTTATCAACACAAGAATTTCTGTCGTACCGACCGGCGTATTGATGGGAAGCATACAGGGGCCAACTCTTCTGGGGCTGTCCATGCTTTTGCTGATGGGACTGTTTAGCGCCTGTATGATTAATTATCGCCGGAAAAGGAGTTTGTGA
- the lepB gene encoding signal peptidase I, whose protein sequence is MKRSVKTYRPKHAAATNYSSQSFWLSLIKCTVTAVAVAVIFNTMFGIAAVSGTSMEPTLYDGDIIIFWKQSSSYNRGDIIFIKANGRKDYVKRICGISGDVLGFDDDNGLFLINGEVQKEPYIYERTYGKPKIGYPLKVSEDQFFVMGDHRSDSLDSRNYGTVSKKQINGKALILFRGRL, encoded by the coding sequence ATGAAGAGGTCAGTAAAAACTTATCGGCCAAAACATGCCGCAGCAACGAATTACTCCAGCCAGTCATTCTGGCTCTCCCTTATAAAATGTACTGTGACTGCGGTGGCGGTAGCGGTGATTTTTAATACAATGTTTGGAATTGCAGCTGTATCAGGGACCTCGATGGAACCGACTCTTTATGATGGGGATATAATCATATTTTGGAAACAATCAAGTTCATATAATAGAGGGGATATTATATTTATTAAGGCAAATGGACGGAAAGATTACGTCAAGCGAATCTGCGGTATTTCCGGAGATGTGCTGGGGTTTGATGATGATAATGGACTTTTTCTTATAAATGGAGAAGTACAAAAAGAGCCGTATATCTATGAAAGGACTTATGGGAAGCCGAAAATCGGTTATCCGCTGAAGGTTTCCGAAGATCAGTTTTTTGTTATGGGAGATCACCGAAGTGATTCACTGGACTCCCGCAACTATGGTACTGTAAGTAAAAAACAGATCAATGGAAAAGCTCTCATCCTATTTCGTGGCAGGTTATAA
- a CDS encoding DUF7601 domain-containing protein yields the protein MKIRKQRRLVSWLLVLMMVLNVFSPLNNVWAGGLDTLNDSSDSVIEISNHDNVATGSQAHKPDSSGEEEKTNPPDEPEELDEGQVNEPTTATDSNASTPSGIVSLQPEFMDMVPKDVTELLGNLTISIKQNGSSVTEIIAGQNFTAEGSFDVPVEGDGISDPDQYVSYGDFAILKLDDNITIVGSPTLNLSFNGEKVGTLTFENSQVRIDFNGEALKDPGISNVNCEFGATMKYTGSDVTEENPKNNVYILGKEFTVKAPEIPITQTQSKTGRLSDDKTQIEWTVKVNAKKGSDISLLGYKFQDHLTNVGAYVEDSFMINGSEPNPKVIPDASNLLSYEFGDVKGEQIITFRTMIPAEMLINGGTINNTAKFGKDTLVNTNTVPITIQRKNLIKKEGKPGDGLSEGTYNPNDRTITWAITVNQDQIPLQDLTITDNLPTSPAGLSWKSAKWEYESTADTWAELTAGDGLTNVPTYTTEPGSGQYTLTGTTSKKVRLTIVCDVANDAYVGTVKTYRNTATLTWTGKPSGTFSDSADVGIGIDSLTKGYVSTNYPLRQIEWKATVDLKNQSGFQDPSNLKVYDLLIYGNSVNLDSTNLNTLVGEEYKKLAPKYGQKVVNESGTENENWTKNGLNFTIQPVTVSSTRVGDLLVVSGFNTDKAYTYNFKSQVLDPNIFAANTGKYVSNTASLYYGTVHLDDGNAGTTYNSSVLSKQVLKAGTKTVGDSGNGFNSLDKTAVFRLNINKDGFDLTGADIENGKLGKVTVTDTLPIGWSFVDIGSDVKYQLYTSSDTPVTDDTEIIESTNISGQNATFVFKKLDKAYYILVKAQLSDDQYLKYLEASYTNGRTDPYQTATNTVKMTAEGDNKWNPETTTSVQVSTQFLIKNVNTGKEPLEWTIKFNPYDLPDLKNIKITDKIPVGLELPFERNGSLNLTAFHITEYDQMINGAFPTSGGNVLTTEQLQDRISYDKDSRVLTFTPTDGKLYLIVYTTEVTGNVGTSLKNQVSVSGSSIDGIGTNASYQVDSSHASATLMRNGYLDIRKVNTQSQIINGAVFTLYTDKALQNPVLTSIMRPDGTLRINPIPAPKAFGDPAFTYYLKETTVPDTYESDNMIYIVTVAKDSNNKTITTVAGKTAGEVLTVINYQPDTVGNLSIRKMVDGNAGDINKDFNFTIRLTGLNIDGTYNYIGSGNKENGQLIITDGLGTVQLKHNESITITGLPKDTTYLVTESDYTGDGYQTTFSGEHGTIEINKTQTAEFTNTKYLPGSLVINKTVAGNTNETGPFEFTVTFSKPDGTSDDNSYDYTISGDAITKQIKNGGTLSISDGQSAVITGLPMDTSYTVTEKDYSASGYSSASTGSSGKIETDKVQTAAFVNTKYLPGSLIIKKTVAGNSNETGPFEFTVTFTKPDGTPDDSSYGYTITGDSLAKHIKSGGTISIADGQSATITGLPKDTDYTVIEKDYSANGYSTASTGSTGTIMTDEEHVAAFINTKILPGSLTISKTVAGSGADTKKKFDFTVTFNASGTYSYMGKGVSDGTIKSGDKISLADGESITITGLPDGTKYQVTEANYSSERYTAAQTGDSSIIRTLETSIAAFTNTYRKPTSSGGGGGGGGKTPSVKPKQPDPTKPDPTEPTEPGIPTTDVKPREEMTPQELYDVYGEVPLGYIVGSNGKLHPVGLPKTGDDMSDDIIIYGFLIISALLGLTSSGILWRKHFEK from the coding sequence TTGAAAATAAGAAAACAAAGACGGCTGGTAAGCTGGCTGTTGGTACTAATGATGGTACTGAACGTGTTTTCGCCGCTCAACAATGTTTGGGCCGGAGGACTGGATACACTGAATGACAGTTCTGACAGTGTGATCGAGATCAGTAACCATGACAATGTCGCTACCGGTAGTCAGGCGCATAAGCCGGATTCTTCCGGGGAAGAGGAAAAAACCAATCCCCCGGATGAACCAGAAGAATTGGATGAAGGCCAGGTAAATGAACCAACCACAGCCACAGATTCCAACGCTTCCACGCCTTCCGGCATAGTTAGTCTTCAGCCGGAATTTATGGATATGGTACCTAAGGATGTAACAGAATTACTTGGTAATTTAACCATATCAATCAAGCAGAATGGTTCATCTGTCACAGAAATCATTGCTGGACAGAATTTTACAGCAGAAGGTTCCTTTGATGTACCGGTTGAGGGAGATGGCATAAGCGATCCAGACCAGTACGTTAGCTATGGAGACTTTGCAATACTGAAGCTGGATGACAACATAACAATCGTAGGTTCCCCTACACTTAATTTATCGTTTAACGGAGAAAAGGTAGGGACTCTTACGTTCGAGAATAGTCAGGTAAGAATCGACTTTAATGGAGAGGCACTTAAGGATCCGGGCATATCAAATGTCAACTGTGAATTCGGTGCCACCATGAAATACACCGGCTCCGACGTAACGGAAGAAAACCCAAAAAACAATGTTTACATTTTAGGAAAGGAGTTTACTGTCAAGGCACCGGAGATTCCAATCACACAGACCCAGAGCAAAACCGGCCGGCTTTCCGATGACAAGACACAAATTGAATGGACTGTCAAAGTAAACGCAAAGAAGGGCAGCGACATTTCTTTACTTGGTTATAAATTCCAGGATCATCTGACGAATGTTGGTGCGTATGTGGAAGATTCGTTTATGATCAATGGCAGTGAACCAAATCCTAAGGTCATTCCTGATGCCAGTAATCTGTTATCCTATGAATTTGGAGATGTGAAAGGAGAACAGATCATCACCTTTCGCACGATGATTCCTGCGGAGATGCTGATCAATGGCGGTACAATCAATAATACTGCAAAGTTCGGAAAAGATACGCTGGTAAATACAAATACTGTTCCAATAACCATTCAAAGAAAAAATCTGATAAAAAAAGAGGGTAAGCCAGGAGACGGGCTGAGTGAAGGTACATATAACCCCAATGACCGCACGATTACATGGGCTATCACCGTTAATCAAGATCAGATACCCTTACAGGACTTGACCATTACTGATAATCTTCCCACCAGCCCTGCAGGATTAAGCTGGAAGTCAGCGAAATGGGAATATGAATCAACGGCAGATACATGGGCAGAACTCACTGCCGGCGATGGGCTGACTAATGTACCAACCTACACAACGGAACCCGGGAGCGGACAGTATACACTGACAGGAACTACCAGCAAGAAAGTTCGGCTGACGATCGTATGTGATGTCGCAAATGATGCATATGTAGGGACAGTGAAAACCTATCGAAACACCGCGACACTGACTTGGACCGGTAAACCAAGTGGAACCTTTTCGGATAGCGCCGATGTAGGCATTGGTATTGACAGCCTTACAAAAGGTTATGTATCAACGAATTACCCCTTGCGCCAAATTGAATGGAAAGCAACCGTTGACCTGAAAAATCAATCAGGCTTTCAAGACCCTTCAAACCTTAAAGTATACGACCTTTTGATTTACGGTAACTCTGTAAACCTGGACAGCACAAACCTTAATACTTTGGTTGGCGAGGAATACAAAAAGCTTGCACCAAAGTATGGTCAGAAAGTTGTTAATGAAAGTGGGACCGAGAATGAAAACTGGACTAAGAATGGTCTGAATTTTACCATCCAACCAGTTACGGTAAGTTCTACACGCGTCGGTGACCTTCTTGTGGTCAGTGGGTTCAATACTGACAAGGCATACACTTATAATTTCAAATCACAGGTTCTCGATCCGAACATCTTTGCCGCAAATACAGGCAAATATGTCAGCAATACTGCTTCCCTGTATTATGGAACCGTACATTTAGATGACGGAAATGCCGGAACCACTTACAACAGCAGCGTTTTAAGCAAGCAGGTACTGAAAGCCGGAACAAAGACTGTAGGCGATAGCGGAAATGGATTTAATTCACTGGATAAGACCGCAGTATTCCGCTTAAACATTAATAAGGATGGCTTTGACCTGACTGGTGCAGACATTGAAAACGGAAAACTGGGCAAGGTGACAGTGACAGATACATTACCCATTGGCTGGTCGTTTGTTGACATTGGTTCTGATGTGAAATATCAGCTTTATACAAGCAGCGATACTCCGGTTACGGATGATACGGAGATTATAGAAAGCACTAATATTTCCGGCCAAAATGCAACATTTGTGTTCAAAAAACTGGATAAAGCTTACTACATTTTAGTAAAGGCACAGCTCTCTGACGACCAGTATTTAAAATATCTGGAGGCATCATATACAAATGGAAGAACCGATCCATATCAAACTGCGACAAACACGGTCAAGATGACTGCTGAAGGTGATAACAAATGGAATCCAGAAACAACAACATCGGTCCAAGTATCAACGCAATTCCTGATTAAAAATGTAAATACGGGCAAAGAACCACTGGAGTGGACAATTAAATTTAATCCCTATGATTTACCGGATTTGAAAAATATAAAAATCACGGATAAAATACCCGTAGGACTTGAACTTCCTTTTGAACGGAACGGCTCCCTGAATCTTACCGCTTTCCATATCACAGAGTATGATCAGATGATAAATGGAGCATTTCCAACTTCAGGAGGAAATGTGTTAACCACGGAGCAGCTGCAGGACAGAATCTCGTATGATAAAGATTCGCGCGTATTGACCTTTACCCCTACCGACGGCAAGTTATATCTGATCGTTTATACGACCGAGGTAACCGGTAATGTCGGAACCAGTTTAAAGAATCAGGTCTCCGTGTCTGGCAGTTCAATCGATGGTATCGGCACCAATGCCTCTTATCAAGTCGATAGTTCTCATGCCAGCGCGACCTTGATGCGCAATGGTTACCTTGACATCCGTAAGGTTAATACTCAGAGTCAGATCATAAACGGCGCTGTGTTTACATTATACACAGATAAAGCACTTCAAAACCCTGTTTTGACCAGCATCATGCGACCGGATGGAACATTGAGAATCAACCCGATTCCTGCGCCAAAAGCTTTTGGCGATCCTGCGTTTACCTACTATTTAAAGGAAACAACGGTTCCTGACACCTATGAATCAGACAATATGATTTATATTGTGACCGTTGCAAAGGATTCAAATAATAAAACCATTACTACGGTAGCAGGAAAAACAGCGGGTGAGGTTCTAACAGTTATAAACTACCAGCCAGACACAGTTGGCAATCTATCCATACGCAAGATGGTTGATGGCAATGCAGGTGATATCAACAAAGATTTTAATTTCACCATTAGGCTTACCGGCCTAAATATAGACGGCACTTACAACTATATAGGCTCCGGTAATAAAGAAAACGGCCAGCTTATTATCACAGACGGTCTTGGAACGGTTCAGCTTAAGCATAATGAAAGCATCACAATAACCGGACTTCCGAAGGATACCACCTATCTGGTAACTGAATCGGATTACACCGGCGATGGTTATCAGACTACCTTTTCAGGTGAGCATGGTACTATCGAAATTAATAAGACACAGACAGCTGAGTTTACCAACACAAAATATCTGCCCGGTAGCCTGGTCATCAACAAAACGGTTGCTGGAAACACCAATGAGACCGGTCCATTTGAATTCACTGTTACCTTCTCAAAACCGGACGGTACCTCTGACGACAACTCCTATGACTACACCATATCAGGAGATGCTATAACGAAACAAATCAAGAACGGCGGTACACTTTCTATCTCTGACGGGCAAAGCGCCGTCATAACCGGACTTCCAATGGATACGTCCTATACGGTAACTGAAAAAGATTATTCAGCAAGCGGATACTCCTCTGCCTCCACTGGTTCGTCCGGTAAAATTGAAACCGACAAAGTGCAGACAGCAGCCTTCGTAAACACCAAATATCTTCCTGGTAGTCTGATTATCAAAAAAACTGTTGCAGGAAACAGCAACGAAACCGGTCCGTTTGAGTTCACTGTTACCTTCACAAAACCGGACGGTACACCAGATGACAGCTCCTATGGCTACACCATTACAGGAGATTCTCTGGCGAAACACATTAAGAGCGGCGGTACAATTTCTATCGCTGACGGGCAAAGCGCCACCATAACCGGACTTCCAAAAGACACGGACTATACGGTAATCGAAAAAGATTATTCCGCAAACGGATATTCTACCGCATCTACAGGCTCAACCGGTACCATCATGACAGATGAGGAACATGTAGCTGCCTTCATCAACACGAAGATTTTGCCCGGTAGCCTGACCATCAGCAAGACAGTTGCAGGAAGCGGTGCTGATACCAAAAAGAAGTTTGATTTCACAGTAACCTTTAACGCAAGCGGTACCTATTCCTATATGGGAAAGGGAGTTTCTGACGGAACCATCAAAAGCGGTGATAAGATATCACTTGCCGACGGGGAAAGCATCACCATCACCGGATTACCTGACGGAACCAAATATCAGGTGACAGAAGCCAACTATTCCTCTGAAAGATACACTGCCGCACAAACAGGAGACTCAAGTATTATCCGTACACTTGAAACATCAATTGCTGCATTTACCAACACATACCGCAAACCCACCAGCTCAGGCGGTGGAGGTGGAGGTGGCGGAAAAACACCTTCCGTAAAGCCCAAACAGCCGGATCCAACTAAGCCAGATCCAACCGAGCCTACCGAACCTGGCATACCAACGACCGACGTAAAGCCCAGGGAAGAGATGACCCCCCAAGAGCTATATGATGTTTATGGCGAAGTACCTCTTGGCTATATAGTTGGTTCAAATGGAAAGCTCCATCCGGTTGGCCTTCCAAAGACCGGTGATGATATGTCCGATGATATCATAATTTACGGATTTCTTATCATCTCGGCACTTCTAGGCCTGACATCTTCGGGCATATTGTGGAGAAAGCATTTTGAAAAGTAA